One Streptomyces sp. CNQ-509 DNA window includes the following coding sequences:
- a CDS encoding ABC transporter substrate-binding protein yields the protein MRRIRLAATAALATALSVTAAACGGGSSTGSEGSNDKPDELTYWASNQGTSLEHDKEVLTPEIEKFEKKTGIDVKLEVIPWDSLLDRILAATSSGQGPDVLNIGNTWSASLQASEGLLAWDDKTLDRIGGRDRFVPSALAAAGAEGQDPAAVPLYSLSYALYYNKQMFADAGIEEPPATWDDFVAVGKKLTKDGKYGVAVEGGNPVENSHHAFVFGKQHGADFFDAEGNPTFDTPEAVAAVKQYVDFLADDKIAAVGNAEYAQNQSIKDLATGKAGMLLWQAAGSSLKAHGMKPEEYGVAPVPMQSENPPEGRNVNSMVAGINIAVFKNTDNLDGALDFVEFMTSTEEQQILNKTYGSIPPVKEAQEHEAFSTTDLTVLREVLSTSSAPLPQVPDEAQFETLVGDAMKELFADAAAGDEVTTESVRKRLTEAQQQMQK from the coding sequence ATGCGCAGAATCCGCCTGGCGGCGACCGCCGCACTCGCCACCGCCCTCAGTGTGACCGCCGCCGCCTGCGGCGGCGGCAGCTCGACGGGTTCGGAGGGCAGCAACGACAAGCCCGACGAGCTGACGTACTGGGCGAGCAACCAGGGCACCAGCCTGGAGCACGACAAGGAGGTGCTGACCCCGGAGATCGAGAAGTTCGAGAAGAAGACGGGCATCGACGTCAAGCTCGAAGTCATCCCCTGGGACAGCCTGCTGGACCGGATCCTCGCGGCCACCTCCTCCGGGCAGGGCCCCGACGTGCTCAACATAGGCAACACCTGGTCCGCCTCGCTGCAGGCGAGCGAGGGGCTGCTGGCGTGGGACGACAAGACGCTGGACCGGATCGGCGGCAGGGACCGGTTCGTCCCCTCGGCGCTGGCCGCCGCGGGTGCCGAGGGCCAGGACCCCGCGGCGGTACCGCTGTACTCCCTCTCGTACGCGCTCTACTACAACAAGCAGATGTTCGCCGACGCGGGGATCGAGGAACCCCCGGCGACCTGGGACGACTTCGTCGCCGTCGGCAAGAAGCTGACGAAGGACGGCAAGTACGGCGTCGCCGTCGAGGGCGGCAACCCGGTGGAGAACTCGCACCACGCCTTCGTCTTCGGCAAGCAGCACGGCGCGGACTTCTTCGACGCCGAGGGCAACCCGACGTTCGACACCCCCGAGGCGGTGGCGGCGGTCAAGCAGTACGTCGACTTCCTCGCCGACGACAAGATCGCCGCGGTCGGCAACGCCGAGTACGCACAGAACCAGTCGATCAAGGACCTCGCCACCGGCAAGGCCGGGATGCTGCTGTGGCAGGCCGCCGGCAGCTCGCTCAAGGCGCACGGCATGAAGCCCGAGGAGTACGGCGTCGCGCCGGTACCGATGCAGAGCGAGAACCCGCCGGAGGGCCGGAACGTCAACTCCATGGTCGCCGGCATCAACATCGCCGTCTTCAAGAACACCGACAACCTCGACGGCGCCCTGGACTTCGTGGAGTTCATGACCTCCACCGAGGAGCAGCAGATCCTCAACAAGACCTACGGCTCCATCCCCCCGGTCAAGGAGGCGCAGGAGCACGAGGCGTTCAGCACCACCGACCTGACCGTGCTGCGCGAGGTGCTGTCCACCAGCTCCGCGCCGCTGCCGCAGGTGCCGGACGAGGCGCAGTTCGAGACCCTCGTCGGCGACGCGATGAAGGAGCTGTTCGCGGACGCCGCCGCCGGCGACGAGGTGACCACGGAGTCGGTCCGGAAGCGGCTGACCGAGGCCCAGCAGCAGATGCAGAAGTGA
- a CDS encoding MFS transporter, whose protein sequence is MRTYRELFRAPEFTPLFAASSLQVAGLTISGLALGTHIYEQTGSPLLSALAMFGPSLAQVLGATLLLSAADRLPPRGAMTALALVYAAATTAQAAPGLPVWGAFAILVCLGLLASVGGGVRYGLLNEILPRDGYLLGRSVVNMSAGAMQITGFAVGGVLVTVLSPRGTLLVAAAAFLTGAAVARAGLGRRAPRAAGRPSVAETWRVNGLLWSSRHRRTLYLALWLPNGLVVGAESQFVPYAPDRAGALLALTALGMLTGDVLTGRVLPARWRPRLGVPLLLLLAVPYLVFALRPPPAVAAVAVTLASAGFAASLVQQERLMALTPDELSGQALGLHTSGMLTMQGVAAALAGGIAELTSPATAMAAMAALSIAVTLTLTPGLRAAGAAGRVSADGGAATAPARDPAPRPPGGGGGTRDRESGAGPRAPRA, encoded by the coding sequence ATGCGCACCTATCGCGAGCTGTTCCGGGCCCCGGAGTTCACTCCCCTCTTCGCCGCCTCCTCCCTCCAGGTCGCCGGGCTGACGATCAGCGGCCTGGCGCTCGGCACGCACATCTACGAGCAGACGGGTTCCCCGCTGCTGTCGGCCCTCGCCATGTTCGGCCCCTCGCTCGCCCAGGTGCTCGGCGCGACCCTGCTGCTGTCCGCCGCGGACCGGCTGCCGCCGCGCGGCGCGATGACCGCGCTCGCCCTCGTCTACGCCGCCGCCACCACCGCGCAGGCCGCGCCGGGGCTGCCGGTGTGGGGCGCGTTCGCGATCCTGGTCTGCCTCGGGCTGCTCGCCTCCGTGGGCGGCGGGGTGCGCTACGGGCTGCTCAACGAGATCCTGCCGCGCGACGGCTACCTGCTCGGCAGGTCGGTGGTGAACATGTCCGCCGGCGCCATGCAGATCACCGGCTTCGCGGTCGGCGGCGTGCTCGTGACCGTGCTGTCGCCGCGCGGCACGCTCCTCGTCGCCGCCGCGGCGTTCCTCACCGGCGCCGCCGTCGCCCGCGCCGGGCTCGGCCGCCGGGCGCCGCGCGCGGCGGGCCGGCCCTCGGTCGCGGAGACCTGGCGGGTCAACGGGCTGCTCTGGTCCTCGCGGCACCGCCGCACCCTGTATCTCGCGCTCTGGCTGCCCAACGGCCTCGTCGTCGGCGCCGAGTCGCAGTTCGTGCCGTACGCACCGGACCGCGCCGGCGCCCTGCTGGCCCTCACCGCGCTGGGCATGCTCACCGGCGACGTCCTCACCGGACGGGTGCTGCCCGCCCGGTGGCGGCCCCGGCTCGGGGTGCCGCTGCTGTTGCTGCTGGCGGTCCCGTACCTGGTCTTCGCGCTGCGCCCGCCGCCGGCGGTGGCGGCGGTGGCGGTCACCCTCGCCTCGGCCGGGTTCGCCGCGAGCCTCGTCCAGCAGGAGCGGCTGATGGCGCTGACGCCTGACGAACTCAGCGGCCAGGCTCTCGGGTTGCACACCTCGGGGATGCTCACCATGCAGGGCGTGGCCGCCGCCCTCGCCGGCGGCATCGCGGAGCTGACCTCGCCGGCGACGGCGATGGCCGCGATGGCGGCGCTCTCGATCGCCGTCACGCTGACCCTGACTCCCGGCCTGCGCGCGGCGGGTGCGGCGGGCCGGGTGAGTGCGGACGGTGGTGCCGCCACCGCCCCGGCGCGGGACCCGGCCCCGCGTCCGCCCGGTGGCGGGGGCGGGACGCGGGACCGGGAGTCCGGGGCCGGGCCGCGGGCGCCGCGCGCGTGA
- a CDS encoding carbohydrate ABC transporter permease, producing MHSSPTAPPRSFVWTRRIVLTLLTVFAVTPVYVMLSSSLKPLEDVTGAFRWIPSGLTIRPYLDIWDTVPLARYFLNSLIVAGAATGCSVVIAVFAAYAVSRYRFRGKRLFTVTVLSTQMFPGILFLLPLFLIFVNIGNTTGIALYGSRGGLILTYMTFTLPFSIWMLVGYLDSLPRDLDEAALVDGCGPLKALFRVVVPAAVPGIVAVAIYSFMTAWGEVLFASVMTNDVTRTLSVGLQGYATRTEVYWNQVMAASLVVSLPVVAGFLLLQRYLVAGLTAGAVK from the coding sequence GTGCATAGCTCCCCCACCGCACCACCGCGGTCGTTCGTCTGGACCCGGCGGATCGTGCTCACGCTGCTGACGGTCTTCGCGGTCACGCCCGTGTACGTGATGCTCAGCAGCTCGCTGAAGCCGCTGGAGGACGTCACCGGGGCGTTCCGGTGGATCCCCAGCGGGCTGACCATCCGGCCGTACCTCGACATCTGGGACACGGTGCCGCTGGCCCGTTACTTCCTGAACTCGCTGATCGTGGCGGGCGCCGCGACCGGCTGCTCGGTCGTCATCGCGGTCTTCGCCGCGTACGCGGTCAGCCGCTACCGCTTCCGCGGCAAGCGACTCTTCACGGTCACGGTGCTGTCCACCCAGATGTTCCCCGGCATCCTGTTCCTGCTGCCGCTCTTCCTGATCTTCGTCAACATCGGGAACACCACCGGGATCGCCCTCTACGGCTCCCGCGGCGGCCTGATCCTCACGTACATGACCTTCACCCTGCCCTTCTCGATCTGGATGCTGGTCGGCTATCTCGACTCCCTCCCCCGCGACCTGGACGAGGCGGCGCTCGTCGACGGCTGCGGGCCGCTGAAGGCGCTGTTCCGTGTCGTGGTGCCGGCGGCGGTCCCCGGGATCGTCGCCGTCGCCATCTACTCCTTCATGACCGCCTGGGGTGAGGTGCTCTTCGCCTCGGTCATGACCAACGACGTCACCCGGACGCTCTCCGTCGGGCTGCAGGGGTACGCGACCCGGACCGAGGTGTACTGGAACCAGGTCATGGCCGCCTCCCTCGTCGTCAGCCTCCCCGTCGTCGCCGGATTCCTGCTGCTCCAGCGCTATCTCGTCGCCGGGCTGACCGCAGGAGCCGTCAAGTGA
- a CDS encoding carbohydrate ABC transporter permease, producing MTATVLDTPPAGPGDKPPAGRGATRKRRRTGRGRVRRGALPYLLLLPALLLELLIHLVPMAVGVVMSFKELTQHYIRDWGAAPWTGLDNFRIAVDFDAPVGEALLRSFFITCAFTVLAVGFSWLLGVTAAILMQDAFRGRGLLRALFLTPYALPVYTAVITWSFMLQRDNGLVNHVLHDQLGFTGQPTFWLIGDNAFVSLVVVSVWRTWPFAFLVLTAALQSIPREVYEASAIDGAGIWQQIRRITLPSLRPVNQVLVLVLFLWTFNDFNVPYILFGKSAPESADIISIHIYQSSFVTWNFGAGSAMSVLLLLFLLVVTAGYLLLTSRGRKAARA from the coding sequence ATGACCGCGACCGTCCTCGACACGCCCCCGGCCGGCCCCGGCGACAAGCCGCCCGCCGGCCGGGGCGCCACCCGCAAGCGCCGCCGCACCGGCCGCGGCCGCGTACGGCGCGGCGCCCTGCCGTACCTCCTGCTGCTGCCCGCGCTCCTCCTTGAGCTGCTGATCCACCTGGTGCCGATGGCCGTCGGCGTGGTGATGAGCTTCAAGGAGCTGACCCAGCACTACATCCGCGACTGGGGCGCCGCACCCTGGACGGGCCTGGACAACTTCCGTATCGCCGTCGACTTCGACGCCCCCGTGGGCGAGGCGCTGCTGCGCTCGTTCTTCATCACCTGCGCGTTCACGGTGCTCGCGGTCGGGTTCTCGTGGCTGCTCGGCGTCACCGCGGCGATCCTGATGCAGGACGCCTTCCGCGGCCGCGGCCTGCTGCGCGCGCTCTTCCTCACCCCGTACGCGCTGCCCGTCTACACCGCCGTCATCACCTGGTCCTTCATGCTCCAGCGGGACAACGGCCTGGTGAACCACGTGCTCCACGACCAGCTGGGGTTCACCGGCCAGCCCACGTTCTGGCTGATCGGCGACAACGCGTTCGTCTCGCTGGTCGTCGTCTCGGTCTGGCGCACCTGGCCGTTCGCCTTCCTGGTGCTCACCGCCGCGCTCCAGAGCATCCCGCGCGAGGTGTACGAGGCGTCCGCGATCGACGGCGCCGGGATCTGGCAGCAGATCCGCCGGATCACGCTGCCGTCGCTGCGGCCGGTCAACCAGGTGCTGGTCCTGGTGCTGTTCCTGTGGACCTTCAACGACTTCAACGTGCCGTACATCCTCTTCGGCAAGTCGGCACCGGAGTCCGCGGACATCATCTCCATCCACATCTACCAGTCGTCCTTCGTGACCTGGAACTTCGGCGCCGGCTCGGCCATGTCCGTGCTGCTGCTGCTCTTCCTCCTGGTCGTCACGGCCGGCTATCTGCTGCTCACCTCGCGGGGAAGGAAGGCGGCCCGTGCATAG
- a CDS encoding GH1 family beta-glucosidase yields the protein MTDLHLDRLPSDFVWGTATAAYQIEGAVREDGRSPSIWDTFSHTPGMVDGGDTGDTACDHYHRWPEDIALMRRLGAGAYRFSIAWPRVVPGGDGPVNEAGLAFYDRLTDALLEAGITPFPTLYHWDLPQALQERGGWAERATAEAFAAYADAVARRLGDRITDWATLNEPLCSAWIGHLEGRMAPGLTDLTAAVRASYHLHLGHGLAVQALRAAVPGARIGLVNNLTHCEPASDRDEDIAAAARADGHTNRWWMDPVHGRGYPEDMRRLYGVDLPEHPGDLETIAAPLDWLGLNYYFRQVVADDPDGPLPYARQVDLPGVRRTAMGWEVHAEGLTKTLERMADDYRARCLYVTENGAAYPDAVGPDGRIDDPERTRYLEEHLAACAEAVRRGVPLAGYFAWSLLDNFEWAYGYDKRFGLVHVDYATQRRTVKGSGRRYAELIRGHRAAARRAA from the coding sequence GTGACCGACCTGCACCTCGACCGCCTCCCGTCCGACTTCGTGTGGGGCACGGCCACCGCCGCGTACCAGATCGAGGGCGCCGTACGCGAGGACGGGCGCTCCCCGTCGATCTGGGACACCTTCTCGCACACGCCCGGCATGGTCGACGGCGGCGACACCGGCGACACCGCCTGCGACCACTACCACCGCTGGCCCGAGGACATCGCGCTGATGCGCCGGCTGGGCGCCGGGGCGTACCGCTTCTCGATCGCCTGGCCGCGGGTCGTCCCGGGCGGCGACGGGCCCGTCAACGAGGCGGGGCTGGCCTTCTACGACCGGCTCACCGACGCGCTCCTCGAAGCCGGCATCACGCCCTTTCCCACGCTCTACCACTGGGACCTGCCGCAGGCGCTCCAGGAGCGCGGCGGCTGGGCGGAGCGCGCGACCGCCGAGGCGTTCGCGGCGTACGCGGACGCGGTGGCCCGCCGGCTCGGCGACCGGATCACCGACTGGGCCACGCTCAACGAGCCGCTCTGCTCGGCCTGGATCGGCCATCTGGAGGGCCGGATGGCACCGGGGCTCACCGACCTCACGGCGGCGGTACGGGCCTCGTACCACCTCCACCTCGGCCACGGCCTGGCGGTCCAGGCGCTGCGCGCCGCGGTGCCGGGGGCACGGATCGGGCTGGTCAACAACCTCACGCACTGCGAGCCGGCCTCCGACCGCGACGAGGACATCGCCGCCGCCGCGCGCGCGGACGGGCACACCAACCGCTGGTGGATGGACCCCGTCCACGGCCGCGGCTACCCGGAGGACATGCGCCGGCTGTACGGCGTGGACCTGCCCGAGCACCCCGGGGACCTGGAGACCATCGCCGCCCCGCTGGACTGGCTCGGCCTGAACTACTACTTCCGCCAGGTCGTCGCCGACGATCCGGACGGGCCGCTGCCGTACGCGCGCCAGGTCGACCTGCCCGGCGTGCGGCGCACCGCGATGGGCTGGGAGGTTCACGCCGAGGGGCTGACGAAGACGCTGGAGCGGATGGCCGACGACTACCGCGCCCGCTGCCTGTACGTCACCGAGAACGGCGCCGCCTACCCGGACGCGGTCGGCCCCGACGGCCGGATCGACGACCCGGAGCGCACCCGCTATCTGGAGGAGCACCTCGCCGCCTGCGCGGAGGCGGTGCGCCGGGGTGTGCCGCTGGCGGGGTACTTCGCGTGGTCGCTGCTGGACAACTTCGAGTGGGCGTACGGCTACGACAAGCGCTTCGGGCTCGTCCACGTCGACTACGCCACCCAGCGGCGCACCGTGAAGGGCAGCGGCCGGCGCTACGCCGAGCTGATCCGCGGCCACCGCGCGGCGGCGCGGCGCGCGGCGTAG